The following proteins come from a genomic window of Microbacterium sp. SY138:
- a CDS encoding Gfo/Idh/MocA family oxidoreductase, with protein sequence MTGLRWGILATGGIAGAFASDLRTAGLDLVAVGSRSQESADAFAARFDIPRAHPSYEALVSDPDVDIIYVSTPHPMHHENARLALENGKHVLAEKAFTLNRAEAEDLQALAAERGLLVMEAMWTRYLPHMVRIRELIADGVLGEIRAVNADHTQLLPSDPTHRLNALELGGGALLDLGIYPISFIWDILGAPTTLHAVGRLVETGADSEVATVMTHEGGAISTSLSSSRAAGPNVASIIGTAARIDIDAVWYSPTTFRVVLPDGTVHETYTSEVEGRGMQYQALAAERLVRDGILEGDILPIAESVAIMGALDEIRAQIGVRYPREEV encoded by the coding sequence ATGACAGGTCTTCGGTGGGGAATCCTCGCGACCGGCGGTATCGCCGGCGCATTCGCGTCCGATCTGAGAACCGCGGGGCTCGACCTCGTGGCCGTCGGGTCCCGCTCGCAGGAGTCGGCGGACGCGTTCGCCGCCCGCTTCGACATCCCCCGCGCGCACCCCTCGTACGAGGCGCTGGTGTCCGATCCCGACGTCGACATCATCTACGTGTCGACGCCGCACCCCATGCATCACGAGAACGCCCGGCTCGCGCTCGAGAACGGCAAGCACGTGCTCGCCGAGAAGGCGTTCACGCTGAACCGCGCGGAGGCGGAGGATCTGCAGGCGCTTGCGGCCGAACGCGGCCTGCTCGTCATGGAGGCGATGTGGACCCGCTACCTGCCGCACATGGTCCGCATCCGCGAGCTCATCGCCGACGGCGTCCTCGGCGAGATCCGCGCAGTGAACGCCGACCACACGCAACTGCTGCCCTCCGACCCCACCCACCGCCTCAATGCCCTCGAGCTCGGCGGCGGCGCGCTCCTCGACCTCGGGATCTACCCGATCTCCTTCATCTGGGACATCCTCGGCGCACCGACCACGCTCCACGCCGTCGGCCGGCTCGTGGAGACCGGAGCCGACTCCGAGGTCGCGACCGTCATGACGCACGAGGGCGGAGCGATCTCGACCAGTCTGTCGTCATCGCGCGCCGCCGGACCCAACGTCGCGAGCATCATCGGCACGGCCGCCCGCATCGACATCGATGCGGTCTGGTACAGCCCGACCACGTTCCGGGTCGTCCTCCCCGACGGCACCGTTCACGAGACCTACACGTCCGAGGTCGAGGGCCGCGGGATGCAGTACCAGGCACTCGCCGCCGAGCGGCTCGTTCGCGACGGCATCCTCGAGGGCGACATCCTGCCCATCGCCGAGAGCGTCGCCATCATGGGCGCTCTCGACGAGATCAGAGCGCAGATCGGCGTCCGCTATCCCCGTGAGGAGGTCTGA